A genomic window from Halogeometricum borinquense DSM 11551 includes:
- a CDS encoding uL15m family ribosomal protein: MTSKKRRQRGSRTHGGGTHKNRRGAGHRGGRGRAGRDKHEYHNYEPIGKHGFKRPEDAKDTVVEVKVQKLDEDAALLAADDLAEKDGDAYQIDARDVAEDGYEADVVKVLGGGQVRQELHVVADAFTAGAVELLEGAGGSADLSERAEEAQAEEDNTDDEEDSEE, translated from the coding sequence ATGACCTCGAAGAAACGACGACAGCGTGGATCCCGCACGCACGGTGGCGGTACGCACAAGAACCGGCGCGGTGCCGGTCACCGCGGTGGCCGCGGCCGCGCGGGACGCGACAAGCACGAGTATCACAACTACGAACCGATCGGGAAGCACGGCTTCAAGCGCCCCGAGGACGCGAAAGATACCGTCGTCGAAGTGAAGGTTCAGAAGCTCGACGAGGACGCCGCACTCCTTGCAGCTGACGACCTCGCTGAGAAAGACGGTGACGCATACCAGATCGACGCACGTGACGTGGCCGAGGACGGCTACGAGGCGGACGTCGTGAAGGTGCTTGGTGGCGGACAGGTTCGTCAGGAACTGCACGTCGTCGCCGACGCGTTCACGGCCGGTGCCGTCGAACTCCTCGAAGGAGCTGGCGGCAGTGCCGATCTCTCGGAGCGTGCCGAAGAGGCACAAGCCGAAGAAGATAACACGGACGACGAGGAAGACTCCGAGGAGTAA
- a CDS encoding YheV family putative zinc ribbon protein — MYDPADANCPKCGSTDTHASATIDLFICATCGFETPHSRLDDDDAEVY; from the coding sequence ATGTACGACCCGGCCGACGCGAACTGTCCCAAATGCGGGTCCACAGATACGCACGCGAGCGCGACGATTGATCTATTCATCTGTGCCACTTGCGGATTCGAGACCCCACATTCACGATTAGATGACGACGACGCTGAGGTGTACTAA
- a CDS encoding quinone oxidoreductase family protein: MRAVEVTEYGDSSVLTITDRPAPTPSEGEVSIDVAAVGVNFADIEQRRGNYPDSPSPPFVPGLEVAGTVRTAPAGSDLAVGDRVAALTSSGGYAERATAPAEQTFRIPESLSWAAATALPVQGLTAHNVLHEWGNLSPDERVLVHAGAGGVGSLAVQFADAAGATVLATASTAEKRELTRDLGADHAIDYTDVDVADAVLSRTDGVDLVVDGVGGNAFAASVEALAPVGRIVTFGMASGSVPTVATPRLFFANQSVIGYHLEHALDHVPERVLEAVPSVIDHLASGQVEVVVDRTVPLSEPQQAHDALANRETVGKVVLTP; this comes from the coding sequence GTGCGCGCCGTCGAAGTCACCGAATACGGAGACAGTTCCGTTCTGACGATAACGGACCGACCAGCGCCGACACCGAGTGAGGGCGAGGTCAGCATCGATGTCGCGGCCGTCGGCGTCAACTTCGCCGACATCGAGCAACGCAGAGGCAATTACCCCGATAGCCCGTCGCCACCGTTCGTCCCCGGATTGGAGGTTGCTGGAACTGTCAGGACCGCTCCAGCCGGGAGCGACCTTGCGGTCGGTGACCGGGTTGCCGCACTCACGTCGAGCGGGGGGTACGCAGAACGCGCGACCGCACCAGCCGAACAGACGTTCCGGATCCCGGAATCGCTCTCATGGGCTGCGGCGACCGCGCTGCCGGTCCAAGGGTTGACCGCCCACAACGTCCTCCACGAGTGGGGCAACCTGTCACCGGATGAGCGAGTATTGGTCCATGCTGGAGCAGGGGGCGTCGGTTCACTCGCCGTCCAGTTCGCAGACGCCGCCGGAGCGACCGTACTCGCCACCGCCAGTACCGCCGAAAAGCGTGAACTCACCAGAGACCTCGGTGCCGATCACGCCATCGACTACACGGACGTTGACGTGGCGGACGCGGTCCTGTCCCGAACCGATGGTGTCGATTTGGTCGTTGACGGCGTCGGCGGCAACGCGTTCGCTGCCAGCGTCGAGGCACTCGCGCCAGTCGGTCGAATCGTGACGTTCGGGATGGCGAGCGGCTCAGTGCCGACTGTGGCGACACCGCGACTGTTCTTTGCGAATCAATCCGTCATCGGCTACCATCTCGAACACGCGCTCGACCATGTCCCAGAACGCGTACTCGAAGCTGTGCCGTCCGTGATCGACCATCTCGCGTCCGGTCAGGTCGAAGTCGTCGTTGATCGAACGGTTCCGCTTTCGGAGCCACAGCAGGCTCACGACGCCCTCGCCAACCGCGAGACAGTCGGAAAAGTGGTCCTGACGCCCTGA
- a CDS encoding CBS domain-containing protein, protein MTPIEFDDVRVGAYMATDVEVARPDDRVADVVETLAGATNDGGLPVCDGERTVLGYVGASDLLAVSDDAPVETVMRRELVVVGPDTSVTDAAHAILRSGQQFLPVVNDAGELLGTFSNGDAVRSQIQRTTRSKVERTREMLEQTHATAVGVTERNVAVSSLIPTQQEVFADELEGRTYELKNGLAEPLIVVDYGPETVLVDGHHRALAALRLNVERVDAYALSISPDEVGELGLRRSARLGGLDSLADVAVNDYV, encoded by the coding sequence ATGACGCCGATTGAGTTCGATGACGTTCGCGTCGGTGCGTACATGGCGACCGACGTGGAGGTCGCCCGTCCGGACGACCGGGTGGCGGACGTGGTCGAAACGCTCGCCGGAGCGACAAACGACGGCGGTCTTCCGGTGTGCGATGGCGAGCGGACGGTGCTCGGATACGTCGGCGCGAGCGACCTGTTAGCGGTGTCAGACGATGCTCCCGTCGAGACGGTGATGCGTCGTGAACTCGTTGTCGTCGGTCCAGACACGTCGGTAACGGACGCCGCGCACGCGATACTCCGGAGCGGCCAGCAGTTTCTCCCCGTCGTGAACGACGCAGGGGAACTGCTCGGTACGTTCTCGAACGGCGACGCCGTCCGGAGCCAGATACAACGGACGACGCGGTCGAAAGTCGAGCGGACGCGCGAGATGCTCGAACAGACGCACGCCACCGCCGTCGGTGTCACCGAGCGAAACGTGGCCGTCTCGTCGCTCATTCCGACGCAACAGGAAGTGTTCGCCGACGAACTCGAAGGCCGGACGTACGAACTCAAGAACGGACTCGCAGAACCGCTCATCGTCGTCGATTACGGCCCGGAGACTGTCCTCGTAGACGGACATCACCGTGCCCTCGCCGCCCTGCGACTCAACGTTGAACGAGTGGACGCCTACGCGCTCAGCATCTCCCCGGACGAAGTCGGCGAACTCGGCCTTCGACGCAGCGCCCGCCTCGGCGGTCTCGACTCGCTTGCGGACGTGGCAGTCAACGACTACGTTTGA
- a CDS encoding holo-ACP synthase, whose product MSDEAPDVARNTGPTVRHGVDVVAIDRIADLLAEFGDSFRGRVFTPAEQAYCEAQGDPPQHYAARWAAKEAFLKTLAGSSPGVPTAAIEIDRRPDGPRLSLAPVASDALDATLDACDVQPETADIAVSLTHDQTAGYAIGSVTVVGTARRTTNRRI is encoded by the coding sequence ATGTCCGACGAAGCGCCCGACGTCGCTCGAAACACTGGCCCCACAGTTAGACACGGCGTCGATGTGGTGGCTATCGACCGCATTGCCGACCTTCTTGCGGAGTTCGGCGATTCGTTCCGCGGCCGAGTATTCACTCCGGCCGAGCAGGCCTACTGCGAGGCGCAGGGCGACCCACCGCAGCACTACGCCGCCCGCTGGGCAGCCAAAGAAGCATTCCTGAAGACGCTGGCCGGTTCCTCACCCGGTGTCCCGACCGCCGCCATCGAAATCGACCGCCGACCCGACGGCCCTCGACTGTCACTGGCTCCCGTCGCATCCGACGCGCTCGATGCGACACTTGACGCATGCGACGTCCAGCCCGAGACTGCCGACATCGCAGTCAGTCTGACCCACGATCAGACCGCAGGATACGCCATCGGATCGGTGACTGTCGTCGGTACAGCGAGACGAACCACTAATCGCCGTATTTGA
- a CDS encoding ACP S-malonyltransferase, producing MTTEHSPSTLDGTAFLFPGQGSQTVGMGRAFYDDWPETRALFDRLDSALDIDLTELCFEGTTEKLQQPSITQPVLLATGLAVYEGVTARFDVEPTLVAGHSLGHFTALGAAGAISPAETAKLTHQRGNCMEQAAAADGPGTMIAVLLATRDEVEKACACREDVGIALYNAPKQAVISGTTAGVKAVEERLDERTTVRFHELDVGAAFHSPVMASAVDCVETAMADVTLREADIPVVSDVSGEVYTKPSVARRDLSNQITSAVDWVRVVEELRAQGIERFVEFPPAGVLSTLVERIAPDADCLTLETPANAQEVFA from the coding sequence ATGACGACCGAACATTCACCATCCACGCTCGACGGAACAGCGTTCCTCTTCCCCGGACAGGGAAGCCAAACCGTCGGTATGGGACGAGCGTTCTACGACGACTGGCCCGAGACGCGTGCGCTGTTCGACCGTCTCGATTCCGCGCTTGATATCGACCTCACGGAGTTGTGCTTCGAAGGAACAACAGAGAAGCTACAACAGCCGAGTATCACCCAACCGGTGTTACTGGCGACCGGTCTCGCGGTCTACGAGGGCGTCACCGCTCGTTTCGATGTCGAACCGACGCTCGTCGCCGGCCACAGTCTCGGCCACTTTACCGCGCTGGGGGCTGCGGGGGCGATATCCCCTGCCGAGACGGCCAAACTCACGCACCAGCGGGGGAACTGCATGGAGCAGGCGGCCGCGGCTGATGGCCCGGGAACGATGATTGCTGTCCTCCTGGCTACCCGAGACGAGGTCGAAAAAGCGTGTGCCTGCCGGGAGGATGTCGGTATCGCCCTGTACAACGCACCGAAGCAGGCCGTCATCAGCGGCACCACTGCGGGAGTGAAAGCGGTGGAGGAGCGACTCGACGAGCGGACGACGGTTCGCTTCCACGAACTCGATGTCGGTGCGGCGTTCCACTCACCGGTGATGGCGTCGGCTGTCGATTGTGTCGAAACGGCGATGGCCGACGTGACGCTCCGCGAAGCCGATATTCCGGTCGTCTCCGACGTGAGCGGCGAAGTGTACACGAAGCCGAGCGTCGCCCGTCGAGACCTGTCGAACCAGATTACGTCGGCAGTTGACTGGGTCCGTGTCGTCGAAGAACTTCGCGCACAGGGCATCGAGCGATTCGTCGAGTTCCCGCCGGCCGGGGTGCTATCGACGCTCGTCGAACGAATCGCGCCGGACGCCGACTGTCTCACACTCGAAACGCCCGCGAACGCTCAGGAGGTGTTTGCGTGA
- a CDS encoding ribonucleotide-diphosphate reductase subunit beta has protein sequence MSAENRGRAERYFRHATERHWSPYEIDLAADRAAISDLGRSAFTQLRATIAMFGAGEENVTEDLVPLAATTTNKTDQRFVASHIYEEAKHAAFFERYWKDVIRPAEDARGLDPTDPTADRWFTAAYEEIFNRTETAMNQLLDDDTPTNRANAYCHYHLTVEGVFGQTGFHAIEATFDPETDGPSLPGLVEGISHVRQDEGRHVGYGMNQLAELLQRTAVERSFVEETVETLAEPVDAVVERMGWRRLPGPDSDDLTAFAVRKRRDRLAQLSRGAESEHGTVN, from the coding sequence ATGTCTGCGGAGAATCGGGGGCGAGCAGAGCGATACTTCAGGCACGCGACCGAGCGCCATTGGAGTCCATACGAGATAGACTTGGCTGCCGACCGAGCGGCGATTTCCGACCTCGGCCGGAGCGCGTTTACACAGTTACGCGCGACGATTGCAATGTTCGGCGCGGGCGAGGAGAACGTGACCGAAGATCTGGTTCCGCTGGCCGCAACTACGACGAACAAAACCGACCAACGATTCGTCGCCAGCCACATCTACGAGGAGGCCAAGCATGCCGCCTTCTTCGAGCGCTACTGGAAAGACGTCATCAGACCGGCGGAAGACGCCCGCGGATTGGACCCGACCGATCCGACGGCCGACCGATGGTTCACTGCCGCCTACGAGGAGATATTCAATCGGACGGAAACGGCGATGAACCAACTCCTCGACGACGATACGCCAACCAACCGCGCCAACGCGTACTGCCACTACCACCTGACGGTCGAAGGCGTCTTCGGTCAGACCGGGTTTCACGCCATCGAGGCGACGTTCGACCCGGAGACGGACGGACCGTCACTTCCGGGCCTTGTCGAGGGAATCAGTCACGTTCGGCAGGACGAGGGACGGCACGTCGGGTACGGCATGAATCAACTCGCTGAACTCCTCCAGCGTACAGCAGTCGAGCGGTCGTTCGTCGAGGAAACGGTCGAGACGCTCGCAGAACCGGTCGATGCCGTTGTCGAGCGAATGGGTTGGAGACGCCTCCCCGGTCCCGACAGCGACGACCTCACCGCGTTCGCAGTTCGGAAGCGACGTGACCGACTGGCGCAACTCTCTCGTGGAGCCGAGTCCGAGCATGGGACGGTGAACTGA
- a CDS encoding alpha/beta hydrolase encodes MTRPSGRGEWERAKESEHGNLQGDNRPSRESFSKVTMGFDSGDERCSGWLYRPDRPAEPPVVVMAGGLAGDRSFGLPNYAERLAEAGYAVFLFDYRNHGDSGGDPRNLVSPSRQRADWEAAIEGVRTRDGLDTSNLVLWGTDLGGGHVLDVAADDPRVRAVVSQTPIRSGRAFLTTRGYGFLAKTVFSGIRDRLQSFAVGPYTVPIAGNPEEFALVSTPGARRGYLDTVPSDAQWTNETPARSLLNLARFSAGSDLDSVTCPVLLFGGTRDDVVPIESVADAADEISDATFVSLPVGHFDTYEGSGLDHVIGHAVAFLDAELDN; translated from the coding sequence GTGACGCGACCGTCCGGTCGCGGCGAGTGGGAGCGGGCAAAGGAGTCCGAACACGGCAACTTGCAGGGAGACAACCGGCCGTCCAGAGAGTCGTTTTCGAAGGTGACGATGGGGTTCGACAGCGGCGACGAGCGGTGTTCAGGGTGGCTCTACCGCCCCGACAGACCTGCTGAACCGCCCGTGGTCGTCATGGCTGGCGGCCTCGCCGGCGACCGGTCGTTCGGCCTGCCGAACTACGCCGAACGGCTGGCCGAAGCGGGATACGCCGTCTTTCTCTTCGATTACCGCAATCACGGAGACAGCGGTGGCGACCCGCGAAACCTCGTCTCGCCGTCGCGCCAGCGAGCCGATTGGGAGGCGGCTATCGAAGGCGTCCGCACGAGGGACGGGTTGGATACCTCGAATTTGGTTCTCTGGGGCACCGACCTCGGCGGCGGGCACGTCCTCGATGTCGCTGCGGACGACCCCCGCGTGCGCGCTGTCGTCTCGCAGACGCCGATCCGCTCTGGGCGAGCGTTTCTGACGACTCGGGGATATGGCTTCCTCGCCAAAACCGTCTTTTCAGGCATCCGCGACCGTCTCCAGTCATTCGCGGTCGGTCCGTACACCGTCCCCATCGCAGGCAATCCCGAGGAGTTCGCTCTCGTCTCGACGCCGGGTGCGCGCCGCGGCTATCTGGATACAGTCCCGTCGGACGCCCAGTGGACCAACGAGACGCCCGCGCGGTCACTGCTGAATCTGGCGCGATTCTCAGCGGGAAGCGACCTCGACAGCGTCACCTGTCCGGTTTTGCTCTTCGGCGGGACGCGTGACGATGTGGTACCCATCGAGTCGGTAGCCGACGCTGCCGATGAGATCTCGGATGCGACGTTCGTCAGCCTCCCTGTCGGGCATTTCGACACCTACGAGGGATCGGGACTCGACCACGTGATCGGACACGCCGTCGCCTTCCTCGACGCCGAACTGGACAACTGA
- the secY gene encoding preprotein translocase subunit SecY: protein MGWKEAAEPVLTRMPAVARPEGHVPFRRKLGWTAGILVMYFFLTNVTMFGLQTQGPGGDFYGQFRSILAGQQGSILQLGIGPIVTASIVLQLLGGADLLGLDTDDPRDQILYQGLQKLLVVVMICLTGLPMVFAGGFLPADQQVAQSLGVGVGGVKTIIFAQMFVGGILILFMDEIVSKWGVGSGVGLFIIAGVSQQLVAGLFSWQALGGTSGFFPTWFGIITGAAEIGSPLSPGGLSDIFLGQGQLLALLTTLFIFGIVVYAESVRIEVPLSHSRVKGARGRFPVKLIYASVLPMILVRALQANIQFLGQILNNWTGLPAWLGTYSDGAVTGGLFYYLAPIQSRADWMWFLGYTSQDPAQILLRVLIDLAFMIVGGAVFAIFWVETTGMGPESTAEQIQNSGMQIPGFRRNPQIIEQVMERYIPQVTVIGGALVGLLAVMANMLGTIGSVSGTGLLLTVSITYKLYEEIAEEQLMEMHPMMRQMFGE, encoded by the coding sequence ATGGGATGGAAGGAGGCCGCCGAACCAGTGCTGACGCGGATGCCAGCAGTCGCCAGACCGGAGGGACACGTTCCGTTCCGCCGGAAGCTGGGTTGGACTGCCGGGATCCTCGTGATGTATTTCTTCCTGACGAACGTGACGATGTTCGGCCTGCAGACGCAGGGTCCGGGTGGGGACTTCTACGGACAGTTCCGTAGTATTCTCGCCGGACAGCAAGGGTCGATACTCCAACTGGGTATCGGTCCCATCGTCACGGCGAGCATTGTCCTCCAACTGCTCGGCGGGGCCGACCTGCTCGGCCTAGACACCGACGACCCGCGTGATCAGATCCTCTACCAAGGGCTGCAGAAGCTTCTGGTGGTCGTGATGATCTGTCTCACCGGGCTTCCGATGGTATTCGCTGGGGGATTCTTACCCGCAGACCAGCAGGTCGCGCAGTCGCTCGGCGTCGGCGTCGGTGGTGTCAAAACCATCATCTTCGCACAGATGTTCGTCGGCGGCATCCTCATCCTGTTCATGGACGAGATCGTGAGCAAGTGGGGCGTCGGTTCCGGTGTCGGTCTGTTCATTATCGCGGGAGTCAGCCAGCAGCTCGTCGCCGGGCTGTTCAGCTGGCAGGCTCTTGGCGGTACGTCCGGGTTCTTCCCGACGTGGTTCGGCATCATCACCGGCGCGGCCGAAATCGGCTCGCCGCTCTCGCCGGGCGGCCTGTCCGACATCTTCCTCGGACAGGGGCAGTTGCTCGCGCTCTTGACGACGTTGTTCATCTTCGGCATCGTCGTCTACGCTGAAAGCGTGCGCATCGAAGTTCCGCTCTCCCACTCGCGTGTGAAGGGCGCCCGCGGTCGCTTCCCAGTGAAGCTCATCTACGCGAGCGTCCTGCCGATGATCCTCGTCCGCGCACTGCAGGCCAACATCCAGTTCCTCGGGCAGATCCTGAACAACTGGACCGGCCTTCCGGCGTGGCTCGGAACCTACAGCGACGGAGCGGTCACCGGGGGCCTGTTCTACTACCTCGCACCGATCCAGTCGCGCGCCGACTGGATGTGGTTCCTGGGGTACACCTCGCAGGATCCCGCGCAGATCCTCCTGCGCGTCCTCATCGACCTGGCGTTCATGATCGTCGGTGGCGCTGTCTTCGCCATCTTCTGGGTCGAGACGACGGGAATGGGTCCCGAGTCCACCGCAGAGCAGATACAAAACTCCGGGATGCAGATCCCCGGCTTCCGACGGAACCCGCAAATCATCGAGCAAGTGATGGAACGGTACATCCCGCAGGTGACGGTTATCGGCGGTGCACTCGTCGGACTGCTCGCAGTCATGGCGAACATGCTCGGCACCATCGGCTCCGTCTCCGGAACGGGACTGCTGCTGACGGTCTCCATTACGTACAAACTGTACGAGGAGATCGCAGAAGAGCAGTTGATGGAGATGCACCCGATGATGCGCCAGATGTTCGGAGAGTAA
- a CDS encoding acyl carrier protein gives MADSQDTTDHIEGIVEERLRVDTGDFDAETPFDGETLDADSLDLVEIAEAIEADVGVHIPDEDLEELETVGDLTAYVTERT, from the coding sequence ATGGCCGATAGCCAAGATACCACGGACCACATCGAAGGCATCGTCGAAGAGCGATTGCGCGTCGATACTGGCGATTTCGACGCCGAGACACCGTTCGACGGCGAAACGCTCGATGCCGATTCGCTGGACCTCGTCGAAATCGCCGAGGCCATCGAAGCCGACGTCGGCGTCCACATCCCCGACGAGGACCTCGAAGAGCTAGAGACGGTCGGCGACCTGACGGCGTACGTCACCGAGCGGACCTAA
- a CDS encoding DUF4399 domain-containing protein: MCLYNNTSRRAFVGTISSAVAVGLAGCSGNQSGGTETETEGTTTEEQATPTETQEATTTESETYMNGVGPDASISFAVPSSDAELTSTYVQWKATADGVTIEKAGEVIEGAGHYHILVDTDPVTPGEIIPTDDSHIHYGTGQTDGVLELEPGDHTLHLQVGDGVHKAIDLVDTVEVTVRDEASLSLDTTVDGSVVEWDVTAENYTIQPVSEGINSNAGHLHALIDTDHVPVGEVIPTDARHMHFGDGSTSGRIDLAEQLGDEYEPGDHTIHFQVGTGTHRATMVHTHTTVTTE; encoded by the coding sequence ATGTGTCTTTATAATAACACTTCCAGACGGGCGTTCGTCGGAACGATTTCAAGCGCAGTCGCTGTCGGTCTCGCCGGTTGTAGCGGAAACCAGTCGGGAGGAACCGAGACCGAAACCGAAGGGACGACGACGGAAGAACAAGCGACGCCGACCGAGACGCAGGAGGCGACGACGACTGAATCCGAGACGTACATGAACGGCGTCGGCCCCGACGCTAGCATCTCGTTTGCTGTGCCGTCCTCGGATGCGGAACTCACCAGTACGTACGTGCAATGGAAGGCCACTGCGGACGGCGTCACGATCGAGAAAGCCGGTGAAGTAATCGAAGGCGCTGGCCACTACCACATCCTCGTTGACACCGACCCCGTCACGCCGGGTGAAATAATTCCCACAGACGACTCGCACATCCACTACGGAACCGGTCAGACGGACGGTGTTCTCGAACTCGAACCGGGCGACCACACGCTCCATCTGCAGGTCGGCGACGGCGTGCACAAAGCGATCGATCTGGTTGATACCGTCGAGGTAACGGTTCGTGACGAGGCCAGCCTCAGTCTCGATACGACCGTCGATGGCAGTGTCGTCGAGTGGGATGTCACCGCCGAGAACTACACTATTCAACCGGTTAGTGAAGGCATCAACTCGAACGCCGGGCATCTCCACGCGCTCATCGATACCGACCACGTTCCAGTCGGCGAGGTGATCCCGACCGACGCACGCCACATGCACTTCGGTGACGGATCGACCAGCGGACGAATCGACCTCGCAGAACAGTTGGGTGACGAGTACGAACCGGGCGACCACACTATTCATTTCCAAGTCGGGACGGGCACACATCGTGCGACGATGGTTCATACCCATACGACGGTCACGACCGAATAG
- a CDS encoding SDR family NAD(P)-dependent oxidoreductase, whose protein sequence is MTDDFDGEVAVVTGGTRGIGRAVAEQLAERGATVVATYHDDDEAAEQTAAALAALPTETAVEQFDVADFDAVAATFETVTERYGHPTILVNNAGVMDNGLLLRMTPERWQRVIDVNLTGTFYCTREAAKQMLRCDDRGGRIVNVASVAAQRGWAGQSNYAASKAGVLGLTRSAARELGGKDIRVNAVAPGYTDTDLLASSSGHESAVETDTASGRVATPEEIADVIRFLASDAASYVNGEVVRVDDGLVL, encoded by the coding sequence GTGACCGACGACTTCGACGGCGAGGTCGCAGTCGTCACAGGCGGAACGCGAGGCATCGGCCGTGCAGTAGCAGAGCAACTCGCCGAACGGGGGGCGACCGTCGTCGCAACCTATCACGACGATGACGAGGCCGCAGAGCAAACTGCCGCCGCGTTGGCCGCGCTCCCCACCGAAACCGCAGTCGAACAGTTTGATGTCGCCGACTTCGACGCGGTAGCGGCGACTTTCGAGACCGTTACCGAGCGGTACGGTCACCCGACGATTCTCGTGAACAACGCCGGAGTGATGGACAACGGTCTGTTACTCCGGATGACGCCCGAACGGTGGCAGCGCGTCATCGACGTGAATCTCACGGGCACGTTCTACTGCACGCGAGAAGCAGCGAAACAGATGCTGCGGTGCGATGACCGAGGCGGTCGCATCGTCAACGTTGCGAGCGTCGCCGCCCAGCGTGGGTGGGCCGGCCAATCGAATTACGCCGCGAGCAAGGCCGGCGTCCTCGGACTCACTCGTTCGGCGGCCCGCGAACTCGGCGGAAAAGACATCCGCGTCAACGCCGTCGCTCCCGGATACACCGACACCGATTTGCTGGCATCCTCATCGGGTCACGAATCGGCCGTCGAGACGGATACCGCAAGCGGCCGCGTTGCCACACCCGAGGAAATCGCGGACGTAATCCGCTTTTTGGCCAGCGACGCCGCATCCTACGTCAACGGCGAGGTCGTGCGCGTTGACGATGGACTTGTGTTGTGA
- a CDS encoding beta-ketoacyl-[acyl-carrier-protein] synthase family protein: MERDVVVTGIGLVTALGETADSTWAGLLDERSGAGPITRFDPDEANVRANVACEIGTDPAADTSDDRIDDRTMGRYTQFAVAAAAEALEDAGFDPVDPAWTPERAGTSIGSGLAGLSEIEAAAGSRPSPSFLVRALTNLAAGHVSMAVGAKGPNRAPGTACSAGTHAIAAAADDIRRGRADVVIAGGTEASISPLGVGSFDSMRALSTRAADPAAASRPFDADRDGLVLAEGCGIVILESRDHARERDATPYAAVTGAGRSADAHHVTRPAESGDGLRRCIERALKDAGRDPAAVDHVNAHATSTPIGDAREAEALNTVFSETDVPPTTSVKGHLGHALGAAGAIEAAIVAQTIAEGTIPPTMNYETSDSDCDLPVVAEARAMDVDVAVSTSAGFGGTNGALVFEQP; encoded by the coding sequence ATGGAACGGGACGTCGTCGTGACAGGCATCGGTCTGGTGACCGCGCTCGGAGAGACAGCCGACAGCACGTGGGCGGGACTGCTCGACGAGCGGAGCGGCGCGGGTCCGATAACGCGGTTTGATCCCGACGAGGCCAACGTACGCGCCAACGTCGCATGCGAGATCGGAACGGACCCAGCGGCCGACACGTCCGACGACCGCATTGACGACCGAACGATGGGGCGGTACACGCAGTTCGCCGTCGCCGCCGCTGCCGAGGCGCTCGAAGACGCCGGATTCGATCCCGTCGATCCCGCGTGGACACCGGAACGCGCGGGAACCAGCATCGGCTCCGGACTGGCTGGACTTTCGGAGATCGAAGCCGCGGCCGGTTCTCGTCCCTCCCCGTCGTTCCTCGTACGCGCGTTGACGAACCTCGCGGCCGGGCACGTCAGTATGGCTGTCGGCGCGAAGGGACCGAACCGCGCACCCGGAACGGCGTGTTCGGCGGGCACCCACGCCATCGCGGCCGCAGCCGACGATATTCGGCGCGGACGCGCCGATGTCGTCATCGCCGGCGGAACTGAGGCCTCAATCTCGCCGCTCGGCGTCGGGAGTTTCGACTCAATGCGGGCGCTCAGCACTCGCGCTGCCGACCCTGCCGCGGCGAGTCGCCCGTTCGACGCCGACCGAGACGGGTTGGTTCTCGCGGAGGGCTGCGGTATTGTCATCCTGGAATCGCGCGACCACGCTCGTGAGCGTGACGCGACCCCGTATGCGGCCGTGACCGGTGCAGGCCGATCTGCTGACGCACACCACGTCACGCGCCCGGCCGAGTCGGGAGATGGGCTCCGCCGATGTATCGAGCGAGCGCTGAAGGACGCTGGCAGAGACCCGGCCGCCGTAGATCACGTTAACGCGCACGCGACGAGCACACCGATTGGCGACGCGCGTGAGGCCGAAGCCCTCAATACGGTGTTCTCGGAGACGGATGTGCCGCCAACCACGAGCGTCAAGGGCCACCTCGGACACGCACTCGGGGCCGCCGGTGCTATCGAAGCCGCTATCGTCGCACAGACGATTGCCGAGGGAACGATTCCGCCGACGATGAACTACGAGACATCCGATTCAGACTGTGATCTGCCGGTCGTCGCCGAAGCCCGAGCGATGGACGTTGACGTCGCTGTCAGCACGTCGGCCGGGTTCGGCGGAACGAACGGCGCACTCGTCTTCGAGCAGCCGTGA